Proteins encoded by one window of Candidatus Omnitrophota bacterium:
- a CDS encoding SUMF1/EgtB/PvdO family nonheme iron enzyme yields the protein MNVFPAVRKKTPFLFFALLLLAGGCGGSTGNEKNAAKIEIQSITTKTGVEMLLIPAGEFVMGGDSGETDEKPAHKVIISAFFMDKTEVTQKSYASLMGKNPAKSKGEDKPVEQLSWFAAIKYCNMRSMREGLDPCYQLEPLLCNFDANGYRLPTEAEWEYACRAGTSGSYAFGSDAAKLSKYAWHKDNSNKTTHPVGTKAPNPWGLLDMYGNVWEWCNDYYAEGYAADAAQDPKGPASGEKCVLRGGGWDSSAESCRSAARRGEAAGLADVCFGYDAYGFRCVKKADNAAS from the coding sequence TTGAACGTTTTCCCCGCTGTTCGAAAAAAAACTCCATTTCTATTCTTCGCTCTTCTCCTCCTCGCTGGCGGATGCGGCGGCTCAACGGGGAACGAGAAGAATGCGGCGAAGATAGAGATTCAATCCATCACGACCAAAACCGGCGTGGAAATGCTCTTGATTCCGGCGGGAGAATTCGTCATGGGCGGCGACAGCGGCGAGACGGATGAAAAGCCCGCCCATAAAGTGATAATCAGCGCCTTCTTTATGGACAAAACCGAAGTAACGCAGAAATCGTATGCCTCCTTGATGGGGAAAAATCCCGCCAAATCCAAAGGCGAGGATAAGCCCGTCGAACAATTAAGTTGGTTCGCCGCCATCAAATACTGCAACATGCGTTCGATGCGCGAGGGACTCGATCCCTGTTACCAACTGGAACCGTTGTTATGCAACTTCGACGCCAACGGCTATAGGCTGCCCACGGAAGCGGAATGGGAATATGCCTGCCGCGCCGGCACGAGCGGTTCTTACGCTTTCGGAAGCGATGCGGCCAAGTTGAGCAAGTATGCTTGGCATAAAGACAATTCCAATAAAACCACCCATCCGGTGGGAACAAAAGCGCCCAATCCGTGGGGATTACTCGACATGTACGGCAACGTTTGGGAATGGTGCAACGATTATTACGCCGAAGGTTATGCAGCGGACGCCGCGCAAGACCCAAAAGGCCCCGCCAGCGGCGAGAAGTGCGTCCTGCGCGGCGGCGGATGGGACAGTTCGGCGGAATCCTGCCGTTCCGCCGCCCGGCGCGGCGAAGCGGCGGGCCTCGCCGACGTTTGCTTCGGCTACGACGCCTACGGCTTCCGCTGCGTCAAGAAAGCCGATAACGCTGCTTCT
- a CDS encoding formylmethanofuran dehydrogenase subunit E family protein, which translates to MKTRIVQFFAIGSLFAMTVIASETMMHTDVPYAPVTVELLERFHGHLGPNVALGACMGEYAIVKYGIPRYFGVTVEVECPKEPPVSCIIDGLQMTTGATYGKKNIIHIPKDEIQVAIQNDRTKQRIVFQLKPSTKAMLKKWAEENMDVEERGLKCFAMKAEDLFDIAVEAGQ; encoded by the coding sequence ATGAAAACCAGAATCGTCCAATTTTTTGCGATCGGGAGTCTTTTCGCTATGACCGTTATCGCTTCCGAAACCATGATGCATACGGATGTTCCTTACGCGCCGGTTACAGTGGAATTGTTGGAACGGTTTCACGGCCATCTTGGCCCCAACGTGGCTTTGGGCGCCTGCATGGGAGAATACGCCATCGTCAAGTATGGCATACCGCGCTATTTTGGCGTAACAGTGGAAGTGGAATGCCCTAAGGAGCCGCCAGTCTCCTGCATCATCGACGGTTTGCAAATGACGACCGGCGCCACTTACGGCAAGAAGAATATTATCCACATCCCCAAAGACGAAATTCAAGTCGCCATTCAAAATGATCGAACCAAGCAGCGCATCGTCTTCCAGTTGAAGCCGTCGACGAAAGCCATGCTAAAAAAATGGGCGGAAGAGAACATGGACGTGGAAGAACGCGGCTTGAAATGCTTCGCCATGAAAGCGGAGGATTTATTCGATATCGCCGTTGAAGCCGGCCAGTAA
- a CDS encoding type II secretion system protein produces MYINIKLRNNWRRRTRSFTLIELLLVVAVFGILAAIAVPNMIQAMTRSKIAAAKADIKACVTAVESYRLDNAGLPPSRFHCLAWGEEQAKKYFELPMELTTPTAYLSTRPLDPFYTFQGASQDAAGQTIKYRHPGFGYFNNMPTEEGIWIPKSFPADDGDYIFYNNASEDHPAAKSPVEYGFWSVGPIAKADITLHTYEPVPSSTWYDPSNGTISSGIIVQLSTGHSAP; encoded by the coding sequence GTGTATATCAATATTAAACTTCGGAATAACTGGCGGCGGCGGACAAGATCTTTCACGTTGATCGAACTCTTGCTCGTTGTCGCCGTGTTCGGGATATTGGCCGCCATCGCGGTTCCCAATATGATCCAGGCGATGACGCGCAGCAAGATTGCGGCGGCCAAGGCTGATATCAAAGCCTGCGTAACGGCGGTGGAATCCTATCGTCTCGACAATGCCGGGCTGCCGCCATCGCGGTTCCACTGCCTCGCCTGGGGGGAGGAGCAGGCGAAGAAGTATTTCGAATTGCCGATGGAATTGACTACGCCGACGGCGTATCTCTCAACGAGGCCTCTGGATCCGTTTTATACCTTTCAGGGCGCTTCGCAAGACGCTGCCGGACAAACGATTAAGTATCGCCATCCCGGCTTTGGATATTTCAACAACATGCCGACGGAAGAAGGAATATGGATTCCCAAGTCCTTTCCCGCGGATGACGGCGATTATATTTTTTACAACAACGCCTCCGAAGATCATCCCGCCGCCAAGAGTCCGGTAGAGTATGGATTTTGGAGCGTCGGCCCCATTGCGAAAGCCGATATTACTCTGCATACCTACGAACCGGTTCCATCCAGTACGTGGTATGATCCCAGTAATGGAACCATAAGTTCGGGCATCATCGTTCAACTAAGCACGGGCCATAGTGCGCCATAA
- a CDS encoding HAD family phosphatase, which produces MIFDMDGVIVDSESIHQRAEIYALSAYGLEVTDQDLRPYAGASRQAFQDGLTERFDLDLDWKGVFEKKDELFFQLIEDVEAIPGVLDFIQEIKAANLKLGVATSSQKRNLSFILQKFGLEPFFDALVCAADISRSKPDPEIFLKAAAALGEAPEDCAAVEDSVNGVRAAKSAGMYTIALTTTFPLTALVDADRIIDGFPELKAEELLRLKRWRFCGGAVPV; this is translated from the coding sequence GTGATCTTTGATATGGACGGCGTGATCGTCGACAGCGAATCGATCCATCAGCGCGCGGAAATTTACGCGCTTTCCGCTTATGGCCTCGAAGTAACGGATCAGGATTTGCGTCCTTACGCAGGTGCGTCCAGGCAGGCGTTTCAGGATGGCCTGACAGAAAGGTTCGATTTGGACTTGGATTGGAAAGGCGTTTTTGAGAAGAAAGACGAACTCTTTTTCCAACTCATTGAAGACGTAGAAGCCATACCGGGCGTTTTGGATTTCATCCAGGAGATTAAAGCCGCGAACTTGAAACTAGGCGTCGCTACCAGTTCCCAAAAACGCAATCTTTCCTTCATTCTTCAAAAGTTCGGTTTGGAGCCGTTCTTCGACGCGTTGGTTTGCGCCGCCGACATTAGCCGCAGCAAGCCCGATCCGGAAATATTTCTCAAAGCGGCGGCGGCGCTAGGCGAGGCGCCGGAAGATTGCGCAGCGGTGGAGGATTCCGTCAACGGCGTTCGAGCGGCGAAGTCGGCGGGTATGTATACTATCGCCCTCACAACGACCTTTCCCCTCACAGCGCTTGTTGACGCGGACCGGATCATCGACGGCTTCCCTGAATTGAAGGCGGAGGAACTCCTGCGTCTGAAACGATGGAGATTCTGCGGCGGCGCCGTTCCAGTTTAG
- a CDS encoding PAS domain S-box protein, translating into MEVIVVLILSATLQFWAAYLAWRLNRVTEKKSAWIFIAAAIFLMAVRRCITLRLLLVTPAVKYPDLPPELIALLISILMVVGLSRIAPLFLAMKHSHDALTESEKRFRLLYERTPLGYQSLDENGYFIEVNQAWLDLLGYSREEVIGHWVGEFISPPYLEVLQKNFPRFKAEGEIRGVEYELVKKDGSVVIVSVNGRIGYDEEGNFKQTHCILYNMTDLKRMDEEQKRLISQLQEALQKVKTLSGMLPICSSCKKIRDDQGYWQQLESYIRDHSEAEFSHGLCPECAKKHFPEYFHEKN; encoded by the coding sequence GTGGAAGTAATTGTTGTATTGATTTTGTCGGCGACGCTTCAATTTTGGGCGGCCTATCTGGCTTGGAGATTGAACCGAGTCACAGAGAAAAAATCCGCCTGGATATTCATCGCCGCCGCCATTTTTCTCATGGCCGTCCGGCGTTGCATTACCTTGCGTTTATTATTAGTTACTCCCGCCGTTAAATATCCCGATCTTCCCCCCGAATTGATCGCGCTTTTGATATCGATTCTGATGGTGGTTGGATTGAGCCGGATCGCTCCCCTTTTTCTCGCCATGAAGCATTCGCATGATGCGCTGACGGAAAGCGAGAAAAGATTTCGCTTGCTTTATGAAAGAACTCCACTCGGTTATCAATCGTTGGATGAAAATGGGTATTTCATCGAAGTCAATCAAGCATGGCTTGATCTGTTAGGTTATTCCCGTGAAGAAGTGATTGGGCATTGGGTAGGAGAGTTCATATCGCCGCCTTATTTGGAAGTACTGCAAAAAAATTTCCCCCGCTTCAAAGCCGAAGGCGAAATTCGCGGCGTGGAGTACGAATTGGTAAAGAAAGACGGTTCAGTCGTAATTGTTTCCGTTAACGGCAGAATCGGCTACGACGAGGAAGGGAACTTCAAACAGACACACTGCATCCTTTACAATATGACCGACTTAAAACGGATGGATGAGGAACAAAAACGGTTGATTTCCCAATTGCAAGAAGCGCTGCAGAAAGTGAAAACCTTGAGCGGAATGCTCCCGATTTGTTCCTCCTGCAAAAAAATCCGCGACGATCAGGGCTATTGGCAGCAGCTTGAATCTTATATTCGAGACCATTCCGAGGCGGAATTCAGCCACGGTCTCTGTCCCGAATGCGCCAAGAAACATTTTCCGGAATATTTCCACGAAAAAAACTAA
- a CDS encoding tetratricopeptide repeat protein gives MRIVIRSRSMLWIAAWQLALAASAILTLAESLQECIEKGRQAEERYFYAEALSWFRQAVSLDARNPEWHFAIARQLIGLEKLEEACNELNETIKLNPAHAEAYTMLGIYQHKVKDDLAAAEKQYLLAIQADPKHLRSRKLLAELYISLHRFEDSQKLYEAILHEKPSEFDAYEGLGKVLLQRSQTDQAIDALKQAIALKPEEPEPYRLLGQALARLGQRAEAQELLKQYQKVKEGQNRLIDQLRAVRRSPKNPGVWFNLGKEYLKRKETWKAIDAYETGVELDAENEAAHGLLGALYIQERLPVYAQWHLEKAITFDPGNPNHFNNLAVSFMLQGKFAQAAQFFEIALELGGPNPGILKNLDLALDKLKPTAASPEKKP, from the coding sequence ATGAGAATCGTTATTCGCTCTCGTTCTATGCTATGGATTGCCGCTTGGCAGCTTGCCTTGGCGGCATCCGCCATTCTGACACTGGCAGAATCGCTTCAGGAATGCATAGAAAAGGGGCGCCAAGCGGAAGAAAGATATTTTTACGCCGAGGCTCTTTCTTGGTTTCGCCAGGCGGTTTCCCTCGACGCGCGAAATCCCGAATGGCATTTCGCCATTGCCCGGCAATTGATTGGATTGGAAAAATTGGAAGAAGCCTGCAACGAGTTGAACGAGACCATCAAACTCAATCCCGCACACGCCGAAGCCTACACGATGCTGGGCATCTATCAGCACAAGGTCAAGGACGATCTCGCCGCCGCCGAGAAGCAATATCTACTCGCCATCCAAGCCGATCCCAAGCATTTGCGCTCCCGGAAATTGCTGGCGGAACTCTATATCTCCCTCCATCGCTTTGAGGATTCGCAGAAACTGTATGAAGCTATTTTGCATGAAAAACCGTCTGAGTTCGACGCCTATGAAGGATTGGGCAAAGTGCTCCTGCAACGATCCCAAACCGACCAAGCCATCGACGCGCTTAAGCAGGCTATCGCTCTGAAGCCGGAAGAGCCGGAACCTTACCGGTTGTTGGGGCAAGCGCTGGCGCGGCTGGGTCAACGGGCGGAAGCACAGGAACTTTTGAAGCAATATCAAAAAGTAAAAGAGGGTCAAAACCGCCTTATCGATCAATTGCGGGCTGTGCGCCGTTCGCCGAAAAATCCCGGCGTCTGGTTCAATCTCGGCAAGGAATATCTCAAGCGAAAAGAGACATGGAAGGCGATCGACGCTTATGAAACGGGAGTGGAATTGGATGCGGAGAATGAGGCTGCGCACGGCCTTTTAGGCGCTTTGTATATTCAGGAACGCCTGCCGGTATACGCCCAATGGCATTTGGAAAAAGCCATCACGTTCGATCCGGGAAATCCCAATCATTTCAATAACTTGGCCGTCAGTTTTATGCTGCAAGGAAAATTCGCCCAAGCGGCGCAGTTCTTCGAGATTGCACTCGAATTGGGAGGTCCCAATCCGGGCATATTGAAAAATTTGGATCTGGCTTTGGATAAATTGAAACCAACGGCCGCTTCGCCGGAAAAAAAGCCTTAA
- a CDS encoding CRTAC1 family protein — MLHPFIFRTFFLTLTAIYPLGVFAQFQFVETARERGLIFQQVDGSKEKQYIIEAKGAGVAAADVNGDGWDDIYLINGASLYHPPGENAPRNQLFLNQGDGTFKDATDASGLGDTGFGAGGYFADVDNDGDLDCYLTNYGPNQLYLNEGQGHFSRAPNAGGAQNEGWSTGAAFADVNGDGYLDLYVGQYAEFSVEIANRKGKLAPFHGKMAFIGPSSYEPAPDNLFLNRGDGTFIDVTKERGINAIECGRAFTVTFSDLDNDGDLDIYVANDTTYNHLYENDGKGFFTDISLLAGVGLSESGEEQGGMGVAIKDIDGDLDLDIAVANYQNEYNILYRNDGKMLFSDASFVTGIAEGTTPKVSFGMLLEDFDNDSWPDMHVACGHVYPIADELEFLAGYAQGALFFHNQGKGSFIGVSNKAGPASSLKGVSRGSAAGDFDHDGDLDIVVNNLDGTPFLLENRSPRRHWLQIAVQDERGMPAYGARVLLEAKTRKQIAELYSSASFLSQNSAALHFGLGQDEKVDKILIRWPNGKTLEQRDIAADQRIVIRKK; from the coding sequence ATGCTGCACCCTTTTATCTTTCGAACGTTTTTTCTGACGCTGACGGCGATTTATCCCCTTGGCGTCTTCGCTCAATTTCAATTCGTCGAAACCGCCCGCGAACGGGGATTGATTTTTCAGCAAGTGGACGGTTCCAAAGAGAAGCAATACATCATCGAAGCCAAAGGCGCAGGAGTCGCAGCCGCCGACGTGAATGGAGACGGCTGGGACGATATATATCTCATCAACGGCGCCAGCCTCTATCATCCGCCCGGCGAGAATGCGCCGCGCAATCAGCTTTTTCTCAATCAGGGAGATGGAACCTTCAAGGACGCCACGGACGCCAGCGGTCTTGGAGATACGGGCTTCGGCGCCGGAGGCTATTTCGCCGACGTAGACAACGACGGCGACCTCGACTGTTATCTGACCAACTACGGTCCCAACCAGCTGTACCTCAATGAAGGCCAGGGACATTTTTCGCGGGCGCCCAATGCAGGCGGCGCCCAAAACGAAGGCTGGAGCACTGGCGCCGCCTTTGCGGATGTCAACGGCGACGGCTATCTCGATCTCTACGTGGGGCAATACGCCGAATTTTCCGTCGAAATCGCCAACCGCAAGGGCAAACTGGCGCCATTTCACGGCAAAATGGCTTTTATCGGCCCTTCCTCTTACGAACCCGCTCCTGACAATCTGTTCTTGAATCGGGGCGATGGAACATTCATCGACGTTACGAAGGAAAGGGGAATCAACGCCATCGAATGCGGACGCGCGTTCACCGTTACATTTTCTGACCTCGACAATGATGGCGATCTGGATATCTACGTCGCTAACGACACTACTTACAACCATCTTTACGAAAACGACGGAAAGGGATTTTTCACGGATATATCGCTATTAGCTGGCGTTGGATTAAGCGAAAGCGGCGAAGAACAAGGCGGCATGGGAGTAGCGATCAAAGATATCGACGGCGACCTCGACCTGGACATCGCCGTGGCCAATTACCAGAACGAATATAACATCCTCTACCGCAACGATGGGAAGATGCTGTTCAGCGACGCTTCCTTCGTTACCGGCATCGCCGAGGGAACGACGCCGAAGGTCAGTTTCGGAATGCTGTTGGAGGATTTCGATAACGATTCCTGGCCGGATATGCATGTCGCCTGCGGCCATGTCTACCCCATCGCCGACGAGTTGGAATTTCTCGCCGGTTATGCGCAGGGCGCGCTCTTTTTCCATAACCAAGGCAAGGGATCATTTATCGGCGTCTCCAACAAGGCCGGCCCGGCGTCGTCGTTAAAGGGCGTCTCGCGCGGCAGCGCCGCCGGAGATTTCGACCATGACGGCGACCTGGATATCGTGGTCAACAATCTGGACGGAACGCCGTTCCTGCTGGAAAACCGCAGTCCGCGCCGCCATTGGCTGCAAATCGCCGTCCAGGACGAGCGCGGAATGCCCGCCTACGGCGCCCGCGTCCTTCTCGAAGCCAAAACGCGCAAGCAAATCGCCGAACTCTACTCCAGCGCCAGCTTTCTATCCCAAAACAGCGCCGCGCTCCATTTCGGATTAGGCCAGGACGAGAAAGTCGACAAGATTCTCATCCGCTGGCCGAATGGGAAAACGTTGGAACAAAGAGACATCGCCGCCGATCAGCGGATTGTCATACGGAAGAAATAA
- a CDS encoding PBPRA1643 family SWIM/SEC-C metal-binding motif protein, whose amino-acid sequence MAKLGSEKNPIIVRVQTKERGNYVVNKCTENGWHFIIGYEPDKPEDISDLERAMHPPKPILSEKVGRNEYCPCGSGKKYKKCCGASGMI is encoded by the coding sequence ATGGCCAAGTTAGGAAGCGAGAAAAATCCCATCATCGTCCGCGTTCAAACGAAAGAACGAGGAAATTACGTTGTGAATAAATGCACGGAGAATGGATGGCATTTTATAATCGGTTATGAACCTGATAAACCAGAAGACATATCAGATTTGGAAAGAGCCATGCATCCTCCAAAACCAATCCTCTCGGAAAAGGTAGGACGGAACGAATATTGTCCCTGCGGCAGCGGCAAGAAATACAAAAAATGCTGCGGCGCAAGTGGAATGATTTAA
- a CDS encoding Gfo/Idh/MocA family oxidoreductase, which yields MKNEIIPKTNSKKQNDSSRQESSRLERPSRRRFIGNGIAAGSLLVLPSRVLGGQGNTPPSDKLGIAGIGVGGMGAANLRALESENIVALCDVDQEYAARTYTKYENAKPYTDYREMLDKQKDIDAVVIATPDHTHAVISMAAMKAGKHVYCQKPLTHDVYEARKLAQAAKELGVATQMGNQGHSGESIRAICEWIWDGAIGEIREVDAWCDLTYYPWGHASWSSKWGTRPEDAPPKPAALKWDLWLGPALERPYHPAYHPAVWRCWWEYGCGMMGDRGAHTLDVVVWALKLGAPSTVEATSCGMNPDVHPVSAIVTYRFPARENLPPVKLTWYEGTRSPRPEDVGDDVKWPPEGGILFKGSKGKILAGVYANDARLLPESLDKEYKRPAPTLPRVGGSHEMDWVNACKTGQPAGSNFVISGPLTETCLLGNIAKRVDGRIVWDAENMKVTNRPDAAAYVRTEYRKGWEL from the coding sequence ATGAAAAATGAAATCATTCCTAAAACGAATTCAAAAAAACAAAACGATTCGAGTCGCCAAGAATCAAGCCGTCTCGAACGTCCCTCGCGCCGCCGATTTATTGGAAACGGTATCGCTGCTGGCTCGCTCCTTGTCCTCCCCAGTCGCGTTTTAGGAGGTCAAGGAAATACGCCGCCCAGCGATAAATTGGGCATCGCTGGAATCGGCGTCGGCGGCATGGGCGCAGCGAACTTGCGCGCTCTCGAATCCGAAAACATCGTCGCCCTCTGCGATGTGGATCAAGAGTATGCGGCCAGAACGTATACAAAATACGAAAATGCGAAGCCATATACCGATTATCGCGAGATGCTGGACAAACAGAAAGATATCGACGCCGTCGTTATCGCCACGCCGGATCATACTCACGCCGTCATTTCGATGGCGGCGATGAAAGCCGGAAAACACGTCTATTGCCAGAAGCCATTGACGCACGACGTTTACGAAGCGCGCAAGCTGGCGCAGGCGGCGAAAGAATTGGGAGTGGCTACGCAGATGGGCAACCAAGGCCATTCGGGCGAAAGCATTCGCGCCATCTGCGAATGGATTTGGGATGGCGCCATTGGCGAAATCCGCGAAGTGGACGCCTGGTGCGATCTGACCTATTACCCGTGGGGACATGCGTCTTGGAGTTCGAAATGGGGAACGCGGCCCGAGGACGCTCCTCCCAAACCTGCTGCGCTGAAATGGGATTTATGGCTCGGCCCCGCGCTGGAACGGCCTTATCATCCAGCCTACCATCCCGCCGTATGGCGCTGTTGGTGGGAATACGGTTGCGGCATGATGGGAGACCGCGGCGCGCATACGTTGGATGTCGTCGTCTGGGCGCTCAAACTCGGCGCCCCATCCACCGTTGAAGCCACATCCTGCGGAATGAATCCGGACGTCCATCCCGTGTCGGCGATTGTAACCTACCGCTTTCCCGCCAGGGAGAATTTGCCGCCGGTGAAATTGACCTGGTACGAAGGCACGCGCTCGCCGCGTCCAGAAGACGTGGGCGACGATGTAAAATGGCCGCCGGAAGGTGGGATTCTCTTCAAAGGCAGCAAAGGCAAAATCCTCGCCGGCGTCTACGCCAATGATGCCCGCCTGCTGCCGGAAAGTTTAGATAAGGAATATAAGCGCCCCGCCCCCACGCTGCCGCGCGTCGGCGGCAGCCATGAAATGGATTGGGTAAATGCCTGTAAAACCGGCCAGCCCGCCGGATCGAATTTCGTCATATCCGGCCCGTTGACGGAAACCTGCCTGCTGGGCAACATCGCCAAGCGCGTGGACGGGCGCATTGTTTGGGACGCGGAAAATATGAAAGTAACGAATCGCCCCGACGCCGCCGCATACGTCCGAACCGAATATCGCAAGGGGTGGGAATTATAA
- a CDS encoding sugar phosphate isomerase/epimerase produces the protein MKDAVSSNNRHPRRGWLKSAGLALASLPFLNRLSLAANDDATTKAKKNLQLGIMSNVYGSLPLQEAVKRIKADGFSNVVTDYAFADARFDMSNPDWETAKKIIAAFEKQEIQIAGVYGYYNIVSPNPSVRKQGEQRMEFFFANWKRLGCQVISTETGTLNAQSEWLISPENSTEEAYADCRRVLERLARAAEKTGAVLTIEPYWQNVIDSIDRADRLFRDIDSPSLQLVMDPCNYFRKEDLPKMQPMLEEMFKRLGSRIAIAHAKDVKASAAGTDLPAAGQGVLDYPLYLRLLASLNRKIPLVVEHLPLEDIARSRDFVLGQMEKI, from the coding sequence ATGAAAGACGCAGTATCGTCAAATAATAGACATCCTCGGCGCGGTTGGCTCAAGTCGGCGGGACTTGCGCTAGCGAGTTTGCCTTTTTTGAATCGCCTGTCATTAGCCGCCAATGACGATGCCACAACGAAAGCCAAGAAAAATCTTCAATTGGGGATTATGTCCAATGTTTATGGAAGTCTGCCGCTGCAAGAAGCCGTCAAGCGCATCAAGGCGGACGGATTTTCTAACGTTGTCACGGACTACGCTTTTGCCGACGCGCGCTTCGATATGTCCAATCCCGATTGGGAAACGGCCAAGAAGATCATCGCCGCTTTCGAAAAGCAGGAGATCCAAATTGCTGGCGTATACGGTTATTACAATATCGTCTCGCCCAATCCCTCCGTCCGCAAGCAAGGTGAGCAACGCATGGAGTTCTTCTTCGCGAATTGGAAGCGTTTGGGCTGTCAAGTGATTTCGACGGAAACCGGAACGCTCAATGCGCAGTCCGAATGGCTGATCTCGCCGGAGAATAGTACGGAAGAAGCGTACGCCGACTGCCGCCGCGTCCTGGAACGGCTGGCGCGCGCCGCCGAGAAAACCGGCGCCGTACTTACGATCGAGCCTTATTGGCAAAACGTGATCGACTCGATCGATCGTGCGGATCGGCTTTTCCGCGACATCGATTCGCCTTCGCTCCAGCTTGTCATGGATCCTTGTAACTATTTCCGCAAGGAAGACCTGCCGAAGATGCAGCCGATGCTTGAAGAGATGTTTAAGCGTTTGGGAAGCCGCATCGCCATCGCTCATGCCAAAGACGTGAAAGCCTCCGCCGCAGGAACCGATCTTCCCGCCGCAGGACAAGGCGTTCTCGACTATCCGCTCTATCTTCGCCTTTTAGCTTCGTTGAATCGCAAAATTCCGCTCGTTGTCGAACATCTACCGCTGGAAGACATCGCCCGCAGCCGGGATTTCGTTCTTGGCCAAATGGAAAAGATTTGA
- a CDS encoding prepilin-type N-terminal cleavage/methylation domain-containing protein — MNGYRSGRGFTLIELLIVVAIIGILAAIAVPNFLNAQIRAKIARTKSDLRMLDNQVAIRQMDSGLWLIDGDDSAMEPKDKCTLPGGANFWGKTPTEAGVKVIGLAAVHFNGQIWALLTTPISYISSIPQDPFAKRMFYGYCDRGCSNSLQGTHYIMFAAGPDGDYGDWFTNLKAIPYRASNGLNSDGDVWRSKKLREQPQSGNWGYFEIQQDYWD; from the coding sequence ATGAATGGATATCGCAGCGGTAGGGGTTTTACCCTAATCGAGTTGCTCATCGTAGTCGCCATTATCGGAATCTTAGCGGCGATCGCCGTCCCCAATTTCTTAAACGCGCAAATCCGCGCCAAGATCGCCCGTACGAAATCCGATTTGCGCATGTTGGACAATCAGGTCGCCATTCGGCAAATGGATTCCGGTTTGTGGCTGATCGATGGCGATGACTCGGCTATGGAACCTAAAGATAAATGTACTTTACCCGGAGGGGCAAATTTCTGGGGTAAAACTCCAACAGAAGCGGGAGTAAAGGTCATTGGCCTTGCCGCCGTGCACTTTAACGGGCAAATCTGGGCTTTGTTAACGACGCCGATTTCCTATATCTCCAGCATTCCCCAAGACCCTTTCGCCAAGCGAATGTTTTACGGTTACTGCGATCGCGGCTGTTCCAACAGTCTTCAAGGCACTCACTACATAATGTTCGCCGCGGGTCCCGACGGGGATTACGGCGATTGGTTTACTAATCTCAAGGCCATTCCCTATCGAGCCTCTAACGGACTTAATTCCGATGGCGATGTCTGGCGTTCGAAGAAACTGCGGGAGCAACCCCAATCCGGAAACTGGGGGTATTTCGAAATTCAGCAGGATTATTGGGATTGA
- a CDS encoding flavodoxin family protein encodes MRITAFNGSPRAEKGNTHVMVSEFLEGCKEAGAEAENIFLVRKEIKPCNGCYACWMETPGECAHDDDMEELLNEHYYASDIVVFATPVYVDNVTGIMKMFIDRLIATGDPHMEKDEHGECRHIKKHENPSKIAVISNCGFPEQSHFQVLRLLFARMARNLQCELSAEIYRGGGGLLTAPIPELKPFVENYKTLLRQAGQEFVRRSRLSPQTIASLEAPLLPMPDFVDQYIVRVNQRVDAILARQD; translated from the coding sequence ATGCGAATCACGGCGTTCAACGGCAGTCCACGGGCGGAAAAAGGCAATACTCATGTTATGGTTTCCGAGTTTTTAGAAGGTTGCAAGGAAGCCGGGGCGGAAGCGGAAAACATTTTCCTGGTTCGCAAAGAGATCAAGCCATGCAACGGCTGCTATGCTTGTTGGATGGAGACGCCTGGCGAATGCGCCCATGACGACGATATGGAAGAGTTGCTGAATGAGCATTATTACGCCTCCGATATTGTCGTTTTCGCCACGCCCGTCTATGTCGATAACGTTACGGGAATCATGAAGATGTTTATCGATAGGCTGATTGCGACCGGCGATCCGCACATGGAAAAAGACGAGCATGGCGAATGCCGTCATATAAAAAAACATGAAAATCCCTCGAAAATCGCCGTCATCTCGAATTGCGGCTTCCCCGAACAGAGCCATTTCCAAGTTCTGAGGCTCTTGTTCGCGCGAATGGCCAGGAACTTGCAATGCGAACTCTCCGCCGAAATCTACCGGGGCGGCGGCGGTTTGCTCACAGCGCCGATTCCCGAATTGAAGCCTTTTGTGGAGAATTACAAAACGCTCTTGCGGCAAGCCGGACAAGAATTCGTGCGCCGTTCGAGGCTTTCGCCGCAAACCATCGCCAGCCTGGAAGCGCCGCTGCTTCCCATGCCGGATTTCGTCGATCAGTATATCGTCCGCGTCAATCAAAGAGTGGATGCGATATTGGCTCGGCAAGATTGA